One Amblyomma americanum isolate KBUSLIRL-KWMA chromosome 8, ASM5285725v1, whole genome shotgun sequence DNA window includes the following coding sequences:
- the LOC144102309 gene encoding uncharacterized protein LOC144102309: MWVPPASSLEESPAGVRCLLEAILQPCDPTSCNRSDGLILQLMTQRARPDLFLLMARRARLGPAISIAAFGVMASPALGSGTPASKKRLQGRVPCAPEVQSSCGCHLLLAGRKPGRSSVSFGSHPPPCDPTSRNRSDGLILRLMTQRARPDPSDILWDTTTCADNGDLVPTASEVQSSCGCDRRNGFLARRKPGVPPHG; the protein is encoded by the exons ATGTGGGTGCCACCTGCTTCCTCGCTGGAAGAAAGCCCGGCCGGA GTTCGGTGTCTTTTGGAAGCCATCCTCCAACCCTGCGATCCCACTTCCTGCAATCGGTCTGATGGCTTAATTCTGCAGCTCATGACTCAGCGTGCTCGACCAGATCT GTTCCTCCTCATGGCGAGGCGAGCTCGACTCGGCCCTGCCATCTCAATTGCCGCATTCGGTGTGATGGCTTCTCCGGCTCTAGG CAGCGGCACCCCGGCGTCCAAGAAAAGACTACAGGGCCGGGTGCCCTGTGCCCCTGAAGTGCAGTCGTCATGTGGGTGCCACCTGCTCCTCGCCGGAAGAAAGCCCGGCCGGA GTTCGGTGTCTTTCGGAAGCCATCCTCCACCCTGCGATCCCACTTCCCGCAATCGGTCTGATGGCTTAATTCTGCGGCTCATGACTCAGCGTGCTCGACCCGATCC CAGCGACATCCTGTGGGACACCACCACGTGTGCAGACAACGGAGACTTGGTGCCTACTGCCTCTGAAGTGCAGTCGTCTTGTGGGTGCGACCGGAGGAACGGATTCCTTGCCAGAAGAAAGCCCGGC